One window of the Candidatus Chryseobacterium colombiense genome contains the following:
- the asnB gene encoding asparagine synthase B encodes MCGIVCLFDAKQKTEILRPQVLEMSKKIRHRGPDWSGVFQNDKIIFSHERLAIVDPTSGKQPLFTKDGNVVLAVNGEIYNHQELKKEFPDYEFQTQSDCEVVLALYRKYGKDFLEKLNGIFAFSLYDIENDIYLIARDHMGICPLYHGWDKNGNYYAASELKALEGVCKTIETFLPGHFVYSKDGSDLQQWYKRDWESYDAVKDNETDISKLRKGLEDAVHRQLMSDVPYGVLLSGGLDSSVISAITAKFARQRVESGDTQEAWYPRLHSFAVGLVGSPDLAAAKKAAEHIGSVHHEVNFTIQEGLDAVRDVIYHLETYDVTTIRASTPMYLLARVIKSMGIKMVLSGEGSDELFGGYLYFHKAPNAKEFHDETVRKLGKLHLYDCLRANKALMSWGIEGRVPFLDKEFIDIAMTINPKDKMIDTAQGKIEKWVLRKAFEDILPESIVWRQKEQFSDGVGYSWIDTLKAIAEKEVTDEMMINAKFRFPLNTPQNKEEYRYRTIFEEHFPSETAAATVPSVPSVACSTPIALEWDEAFKKMNDPSGRAVKVHETSYDK; translated from the coding sequence ATGTGTGGAATTGTATGCTTGTTTGATGCCAAACAAAAAACCGAAATCTTAAGACCTCAGGTTCTGGAAATGTCTAAAAAAATCCGCCACAGAGGTCCTGACTGGAGCGGCGTATTTCAAAACGATAAAATAATTTTCTCTCACGAAAGATTAGCGATTGTAGATCCCACTTCCGGGAAACAGCCTTTATTTACTAAAGACGGAAACGTTGTTTTGGCCGTAAATGGAGAAATTTATAATCATCAGGAACTAAAAAAGGAATTTCCTGATTATGAATTTCAAACCCAGTCAGACTGCGAGGTTGTATTAGCTTTGTATAGAAAATACGGAAAAGATTTCCTTGAAAAGCTCAACGGAATTTTTGCTTTCTCTTTATACGATATTGAAAACGATATTTATCTTATTGCCAGAGATCATATGGGAATATGTCCTTTGTATCACGGCTGGGATAAAAACGGAAATTATTATGCCGCTTCAGAATTAAAAGCATTGGAAGGTGTCTGTAAAACCATAGAGACTTTCCTTCCCGGGCATTTTGTATACAGCAAAGACGGAAGCGATCTTCAGCAATGGTACAAACGGGATTGGGAAAGTTATGATGCTGTAAAAGACAACGAAACTGATATTTCAAAATTAAGAAAAGGACTTGAAGATGCAGTTCACAGACAATTAATGAGCGATGTTCCTTATGGAGTTTTACTTTCAGGAGGATTAGATTCTTCTGTTATTTCAGCAATTACTGCAAAATTTGCCCGACAAAGGGTTGAAAGTGGAGATACACAGGAAGCATGGTATCCCAGATTACACAGTTTCGCAGTAGGTTTAGTTGGATCTCCGGATTTAGCAGCTGCCAAAAAAGCTGCGGAACATATTGGTTCTGTTCATCATGAGGTTAACTTTACCATTCAGGAAGGTTTAGATGCTGTACGTGATGTAATTTATCATCTGGAAACTTATGATGTCACCACCATTAGAGCTTCTACACCTATGTATCTTCTGGCAAGGGTTATTAAATCTATGGGAATCAAAATGGTGCTTTCCGGAGAAGGTTCTGACGAGCTATTTGGAGGATATTTATATTTCCATAAAGCTCCGAATGCAAAAGAATTCCATGATGAGACAGTAAGAAAGCTCGGAAAACTTCACCTTTATGATTGTTTAAGAGCTAATAAAGCTTTAATGAGCTGGGGAATTGAAGGACGCGTTCCTTTTCTGGACAAAGAGTTTATTGATATTGCCATGACCATCAATCCTAAGGATAAAATGATTGATACCGCTCAAGGTAAGATTGAAAAATGGGTACTAAGAAAAGCATTTGAAGATATTCTTCCGGAATCTATTGTATGGAGACAAAAGGAACAGTTTTCTGACGGTGTCGGTTATTCATGGATTGACACCTTAAAAGCAATCGCTGAAAAAGAAGTCACTGATGAAATGATGATCAATGCAAAATTCAGATTTCCTTTAAATACTCCTCAGAATAAAGAAGAATACCGTTACAGAACAATTTTTGAAGAGCATTTCCCAAGTGAAACAGCCGCTGCAACAGTTCCATCAGTTCCATCAGTAGCCTGCTCCACTCCTATCGCATTAGAGTGGGATGAAGCTTTCAAGAAAATGAACGATCCTAGCGGAAGAGCTGTAAAAGTGCATGAAACTTCCTATGACAAATAA